A DNA window from Aphelocoma coerulescens isolate FSJ_1873_10779 chromosome 7, UR_Acoe_1.0, whole genome shotgun sequence contains the following coding sequences:
- the BCS1L gene encoding mitochondrial chaperone BCS1: MPLSDFVLALKDNPYFGAGFGLVGVGTVLAAARKGAQFGLVAFRRHYMITLEVPSKDKSYQWLLNWVSHHAKHTQHLSVETSYLQHESGRVSTKFDFVPSLGNHFIWYRRKWIRVERSRETQMIDLNTGTPWESVTFTALGTDREIFFNILQEARELALQQQEGRTIMYTAVGAEWRQFGFPRRRRPLSSVVLEEGVSERLVQDVKEFINNPKWYSERGIPYRRGYLLYGPPGCGKSSFITALAGELEYSICLLSLSDHSLSDDRLNHLLSVAPQQSIILLEDVDAAFVSRDLAAENPAVYQGMGRLTFSGLLNALDGVASTEARIVFMTTNYVDRLDPALVRPGRVDLKQYVGHCSRWQLARMFQRFYPEQPLAAAQRFAEQALAVSKQISAAQVQGHFMLYKTDPEGATSNISSSLL; encoded by the exons ATGCCCCTTTCTGACTTTGTCTTAGCTCTGAAGGACAATCCATATTTCGGGGCTGGGTTTGGCCTCGTTGGGGTGGGCACAGTCCTGGCAGCAGCCCGTAAGGGGGCCCAGTTTGGACTGGTGGCTTTCAGGCGCCACTATATGATCACCTTGGAGGTGCCCAGCAAGGATAAGAGCTACCAGTGGCTGCTGAATTGGGTCTCCCACCACGCCAAGCACACGCAGCACCTCAGTGTTGAGACGTCGTACCTGCAGCATGAAAGTGGGCGTGTCAGCACCAAGTTCGACTTTGTCCCCAGCCTTGGGAATCATTTCATCTG GTATCGCAGGAAGTGGATTCGCGTCGAGCGCAGCCGGGAGACGCAGATGATTGACCTGAACACAGGGACTCCCTGGGAGTCTGTCACCTTCACTGCACTGGGCACTGACCGGGAGATCTTCTTCAATATCCTTCAGGAAG CCCGGGAGCTGgcgctgcagcagcaggaggggaggaCGATCATGTACACGGCCGTGGGAGCAGAGTGGCGTCAGTTCGGcttcccccgccgccgccggcccctcAGCTCCGTGGTGCTGGAGGAAGGAGTGTCAGAGAGGCTGGTTCAGGATGTGAAGGAGTTTATCAACAACCCCAAGTGGTACAGTGAAAGAG GGATCCCCTACCGAAGAGGCTACCTGCTGTATGGTCCTCCTGGCtgtgggaaaagcagcttcat cacagccctggccgGGGAACTGGAGTACAGTATCTGCCTGCTGAGCCTCAGCGACCACAGCCTCTCTGATGACCGGCTCAATCACCTCCTGAGCGTAGCACCGCAGCAGAGCATCATCCTGCTGGAGGATGTGGACGCTGCCTTCGTCAGCCGGGACCTTGCTGCTGAGA ACCCGGCTGTGTACCAAGGCATGGGGCGCCTGACCTTCAGTGGTCTCCTCAATGCACTGGACGGCGTGGCCTCCACAGAAGCCAGGATTGTCTTCATGACCACTAACTATGTGGACAG GCTGGACCCAGCCCTGGTGCGTCCTGGCCGTGTGGATCTGAAGCAGTATGTGGGCCATTGCTCCCGCTGGCAGCTCGCCCGCATGTTCCAGCGCTTCTAccccgagcagcccctggctgcagcccagcGGTTCGCGGAGCAGGCGCTGGCTGTCTCCAAACAGATCAGCGCTGCCCAGGTGCAAGGCCACTTCATGCTTTACAAGACAGACCCTGAAGGAGCCACTTCAAACATaagctccagcctgctgtga
- the RNF25 gene encoding E3 ubiquitin-protein ligase RNF25 — protein sequence MAAAGEEAEATDWALPPEVEVLESIYLEELRVARGLGRWEPWEISITLHPATAQDQDSQYVRFTLVLSVPPQYPDKAPEISIRNPRGLSDEQIQKISQTLRSVAEARLGTEVLYELIEKGKEILTDNNIPQGQCVICLYGFQEKEAFTKTQCYHYFHSHCLARYAQHMEEEILMQQEEREQHLAPSPKQEVGVQCPVCRETLVYDLSALKAAPPPQHPLEPYRPDAKVLQHQEELRLIFKRQQEKGGIIDPEAERNRYFISLQAPPAAVDPGQAAAASELSVSARAADVPQPPSQASAPEPAGASEARAEPTRPERPALPREQLSKRERHRGEKPGSRGQGRQLCSGSQEPGEEACHPLHGSRGPRVFSRRPERRPAGRHSQEFSKPHSRSRAAPLADRKEICPEEPSPAREAVDLKEEHHDVEKWSTEEGTEAQSRKKENLMFNRSDHKAAPNWQGHHRPWDCGRWERSRVQERGSYPRAPRGRGVFRPSGHQEAHPEKESGS from the exons aTGGCGGCGGCCGGTGAGGAAGCGGAGGCGACGGACTG GGCGCTGCCGCCGGAAGTGGAGGTGCTGGAGTCCATCTACTTGGAGGAGCTGCGGGTGGCGCGGGGCCTGGGCAG gtgggagccctgggaGATCAGCATCACCCTGCACCCTGCCACGGCCCAAGACCAGGACTCCCAGTACGTCCGCTTCACCCTGGTGCTCTCCGTGCCCCCTCAG TATCCTGATAAAGCTCCGGAGATCTCCATCAGGAATCCGCGGGGGCTGTCAGATGAGCAAATTCAAAA GATTTCCCAGACCCTCAGAAGTGTTGCTGAAGCCAGACTGGGGACAGAGGTGCTCTATGAACTGATTGAG aaggggaaggagatcctcACTGACAATAATATTCCTCAAGGACAGTGTGTGATCTGCCTCTATGGATTCCAG GAGAAGGAAGCCTTCACAAAGACCCAGTGCTACCACTACTTCCACTCCCACTGTCTGGCCCGCTATGCCCAGCacatggaggaggagatcctcatgcagcaggaggagagagagcagcaCCTTGCACCATCCCCCAAACAG GAAGTTGGTGTGCAGTGCCCTGTCTGCCGGGAGACCCTGGTCTACGACCTCTCTGctctgaaggcagcaccacCCCCACAGCACCCTCTG GAGCCGTATAGGCCAGATGCCAAGGTGCTGCAGCACCAGGAAGAACTGCGCCTGATTTTCAAGAGACAGCAAGAGAAAGGGGGAATCATCGACCCCGAGGCAGAGAGGAACCGATACTTCATCAGCCTCCAGGCG CCTCCAGCTGCTGTGGATCCAGGCCAAGCAGCCGCTGCCTCTGAGCTGTCGGTGAGTGCCCGCGCTGCGGACGTGCCCCAGCCGCCCAGCCAAGCCTCAGCTCCTGAGCCAGCTGGGGCGTCGGAGGCCAGGGCGGAACCCACGCGGCCTGAGAGGCCTGCTTTGCCCAGAGAGCAGCTGAGCAAGAGggagaggcacagaggggaGAAGCCAGGCTCCAGAGGCCAAGGCAGGCAGCTGTGCAGTGGCTCGCAGGAACCAGGCGAGGAAGCCTGTCATCCACTCCATGGCTCCAGGGGGCCCAGGGTCTTCAGCCGGAGACCGGAGCGGAGACCTGCTGGACGGCACAGCCAGGAGTTTTCAAAGCCTCACAGTagaagcagggctgctcccttgGCTGACAGAAAGGAGATCTGCCCTGAAGAGCCCTCACCAGcaagagaagctgtggactTGAAAGAGGAGCACCATGACGTGGAGAAATGGAGCACAGAGGAGGGGACTGAGGCccagagcaggaaaaaggagaacCTGATGTTCAACCGCAGTGATCACAAAGCTGCCCCCAACTGGCAGGGCCACCATAGgccctgggattgtggaagGTGGGAGAGGTCCAGAGTTCAGGAGCGTGGTTCCTACCCTAGAGCACCAAGAGGGCGAGGGGTGTTCAGGCCCAGTGGACATCAAGAAGCCCATCCGGAGAAGGAGAGTGGCTCTTAG